One genomic segment of Pseudomonas sp. RU47 includes these proteins:
- the betA gene encoding choline dehydrogenase: protein MSQEFDYIIIGAGSAGNTLATRLTEDAGVTVLLLEAGGPDYRFDFRTQMPAALAFPLQGRRYNWAYETDPEPHMDGRRMECGRGKGLGGSSLINGMCYIRGNAMDYDGWAKLPGLENWSYLDCLPYFRKAETRDIGPNDYHGGEGPVSVTTPKAGNNPLFHAMVEAGVQAGYPRTEDLNGYQQEGFGPMDRTVTPNGRRASTARGYLDTAKKRSTLTIVTHALTDKILFEGKRAVGVRYLVGDAEERVEVKARKEVLLCSGAIASPQILQRSGVGPAELLKSLDIPVVHDLPGVGENLQDHLELYLQYACTQPVSLYPSLLWYNQPAIGAEWLFNGTGIGASNQFEAGGFIRSRPEFEWPNIQYHFLPVAINYNGSNGVKEHGFQAHMGSMRSPSRGRIQAKSKDPRQHPSILFNYMATEQDWQEFRDGIRLTREIMQQPALDAFRGREISPGIEVQTDEQLDKFIREHAETAFHPSCSCKMGTDEMAVVDGEGRVHGMQSLRVVDASIMPIITTGNLNAPTIMIAEKIADKIRGRQPLPRSTAAYYVAGDAPVKGKPMRDITPAAQ, encoded by the coding sequence ATGTCCCAAGAATTCGATTACATCATCATCGGTGCCGGCTCGGCCGGTAACACCCTGGCGACCCGTCTGACTGAAGACGCTGGCGTCACCGTTCTGCTGCTCGAAGCAGGCGGCCCGGACTACCGTTTCGACTTCCGCACGCAAATGCCGGCTGCCCTGGCATTCCCGCTGCAAGGTCGTCGCTACAACTGGGCGTACGAAACCGATCCAGAGCCACACATGGACGGTCGTCGGATGGAATGCGGTCGCGGCAAAGGCCTTGGCGGTTCTTCGCTGATCAACGGCATGTGCTACATCCGTGGTAACGCGATGGACTACGACGGCTGGGCAAAATTGCCAGGTCTGGAAAACTGGTCGTACCTCGACTGCCTGCCGTACTTCCGCAAAGCGGAAACCCGCGACATCGGCCCGAACGATTACCACGGTGGCGAAGGCCCGGTCAGCGTGACCACGCCGAAGGCTGGCAACAACCCGCTGTTCCACGCCATGGTTGAAGCCGGCGTACAGGCCGGTTATCCGCGCACCGAAGACTTGAACGGTTACCAGCAGGAAGGCTTCGGCCCGATGGACCGCACCGTGACGCCGAACGGCCGTCGTGCTTCCACCGCCCGTGGCTACCTCGACACCGCTAAAAAGCGTTCGACCCTGACCATCGTCACCCACGCCCTGACCGACAAGATTCTGTTCGAAGGCAAGCGTGCGGTTGGCGTGCGTTACCTGGTCGGCGACGCCGAAGAGCGCGTTGAAGTCAAAGCGCGCAAAGAAGTCCTGCTGTGCTCCGGCGCCATCGCTTCGCCGCAGATTCTGCAGCGCTCCGGTGTCGGCCCTGCCGAACTGCTGAAGTCGCTCGACATCCCGGTCGTTCACGACCTGCCGGGCGTCGGTGAAAACCTGCAGGATCACCTTGAGCTATACCTGCAATACGCTTGCACTCAGCCGGTTTCGCTGTACCCGTCGCTGCTCTGGTACAACCAGCCAGCCATCGGTGCCGAGTGGCTGTTCAACGGCACCGGCATCGGCGCCAGCAACCAGTTCGAAGCCGGCGGTTTCATCCGTTCGCGTCCGGAATTCGAATGGCCGAACATTCAGTACCACTTCCTGCCGGTAGCGATTAACTACAACGGCAGCAACGGTGTGAAAGAGCACGGTTTCCAGGCGCACATGGGCTCCATGCGTTCGCCAAGCCGTGGTCGCATCCAGGCCAAGTCGAAAGACCCGCGCCAGCACCCGAGCATCCTGTTCAACTACATGGCCACTGAGCAAGACTGGCAGGAATTCCGCGACGGCATCCGCCTGACCCGTGAAATCATGCAGCAGCCGGCACTCGACGCCTTCCGTGGCCGCGAAATCAGCCCGGGCATCGAAGTGCAAACCGATGAGCAGCTGGACAAGTTCATCCGCGAGCACGCCGAAACTGCGTTCCACCCGTCCTGCTCGTGCAAGATGGGCACCGACGAGATGGCTGTGGTGGATGGCGAAGGTCGCGTGCACGGCATGCAGAGCCTGCGTGTGGTCGATGCCTCGATCATGCCGATCATCACCACCGGCAACCTGAACGCGCCGACGATCATGATCGCCGAGAAAATCGCCGACAAGATCCGTGGCCGCCAGCCACTGCCGCGCAGCACCGCTGCTTACTATGTAGCGGGCGATGCGCCGGTGAAGGGCAAGCCGATGCGTGATATCACCCCGGCTGCTCAGTAG
- a CDS encoding TldD/PmbA family protein — protein MFDFHPQLKQRFAALRTGAEFFSLRYVRESGQYLSVRKNVAEPPSLSRDEGAMLTVRVNGVEAYAATNDLSQQGLQAALERAELQARRLKPHALLDLRDQPVSSDRADYFSPNLEQPFPSLSECFELLGAESASVPKDERLVNWEVSIGITHVEQIYLSSAGAELRQAQRFVYPGLDVTAYDGNDSQTRSLGRENFGQQGGADVISRCGLIGAGPQVADQALQLLLAPNTPQGPRDLLLMPDQMMLQIHESIGHPLELDRILGDERNYAGTSFVKASDFGSLQYGSKLLNVTFDPGIPEELASYGHDDDGSKASKQFLIRDGLLLRPLGGALSQYRAGMDGVANSRACGWNRAPIDRMANLNIEPGDQPLEQLIKGIEHGILMSTNRSWSIDDARNKFQFGCEWGQLIENGELKGVVKNPNYRAISAHFWKSLRAVGDANTVKVLGTPNCGKGEPNQVIRVGHASPACVFSNIDVFGGDA, from the coding sequence ATGTTCGATTTCCACCCCCAGCTCAAGCAGCGCTTCGCTGCCTTGCGCACGGGCGCTGAGTTTTTTTCCCTGCGATACGTACGCGAATCCGGGCAGTACCTGTCGGTGCGTAAAAACGTCGCCGAACCGCCGAGCCTGAGCCGCGACGAAGGGGCGATGCTCACCGTGCGCGTCAACGGCGTTGAGGCCTACGCGGCAACCAACGACCTCTCGCAACAAGGTCTGCAGGCCGCCCTCGAACGCGCCGAGCTGCAAGCGCGCCGGCTCAAGCCGCACGCCTTGCTCGACCTGCGCGATCAGCCAGTGTCCAGCGATCGCGCTGATTACTTTTCGCCCAATCTCGAACAACCCTTCCCGTCCCTGAGCGAATGCTTTGAGTTGCTCGGTGCGGAATCCGCCTCGGTGCCAAAGGATGAGCGCCTGGTGAACTGGGAAGTGAGCATCGGCATCACCCACGTCGAACAGATCTATCTGAGCAGCGCCGGGGCTGAATTGCGCCAGGCCCAGCGCTTCGTCTACCCGGGCCTCGACGTAACCGCCTACGACGGCAACGACAGCCAGACCCGCAGCCTCGGCCGCGAGAACTTCGGCCAACAGGGCGGCGCTGACGTGATCAGCCGCTGCGGCCTGATCGGCGCCGGTCCGCAGGTCGCCGATCAGGCCCTGCAACTGCTACTCGCGCCGAACACCCCGCAAGGCCCGCGCGACCTGCTGTTGATGCCGGACCAGATGATGCTGCAGATCCACGAATCCATCGGCCACCCGCTGGAACTCGACCGCATCCTCGGCGACGAGCGCAATTACGCCGGCACCAGTTTCGTCAAAGCCAGCGACTTCGGCAGCCTGCAATATGGCTCGAAACTGCTCAACGTGACCTTCGATCCGGGCATTCCCGAAGAACTGGCCAGCTATGGCCACGATGACGACGGCAGCAAAGCGAGCAAACAATTCCTGATCCGCGATGGCCTGTTGCTGCGTCCGCTGGGCGGTGCGCTGTCGCAATACCGTGCCGGGATGGATGGCGTCGCCAACAGCCGCGCCTGCGGCTGGAACCGCGCGCCGATCGACCGCATGGCCAACCTCAATATCGAACCGGGCGACCAGCCGCTTGAGCAGTTGATCAAAGGCATCGAGCACGGCATTTTGATGAGCACCAACCGCTCGTGGTCGATTGACGATGCGCGCAACAAATTCCAGTTCGGCTGCGAATGGGGTCAGTTGATCGAAAACGGTGAACTCAAAGGCGTGGTGAAAAATCCGAACTACCGGGCGATTTCCGCGCACTTCTGGAAAAGCCTGCGCGCCGTCGGCGACGCCAACACCGTCAAGGTGCTGGGCACGCCGAACTGCGGCAAGGGCGAACCGAACCAGGTGATCCGCGTTGGCCACGCTTCGCCGGCCTGCGTATTCAGCAATATTGATGTGTTTGGGGGAGACGCCTGA
- a CDS encoding TldD/PmbA family protein, producing the protein MSISKSQSDAFKVMVNWLRDSVREPEQFTLSFAAESSAFVRFNHAKVRQAGQVQQTNIVLKLINDGRHADLQVTLSGDQEGDLQRLAEGLQQLRETLPLLPQDPYLLLNHNGWQSQNVQEHPLPDTEQVVDEICAAAEGLDLVGFYAAGPISRGFASSSGAFGWHQANSFNFDFSLFHDNGEAVKASYAGHDWSSEGFAKRFGQAREQLEFLGRPLRTLAPGQYRAYLAPAALEEIMGMLSWGGFSAQSIASKSSPLQKLYVGDQAFSPLVSLDEKVSESLSPAFSGEGYPRSDLRLIVEGKAGDQLVGSRSAAEYGLTANGAGGGEMPSALNMAAGDLSQAEILKQLGTGLYISNLWYLNYSDQPAARMTGMTRFATFWVENGEIQAPVSTMRFDDSAYSLLGSQLEALTAERELLLSASTYSQRNTSSALLPGALVSRLTLTL; encoded by the coding sequence ATGAGCATTTCGAAGAGTCAGTCCGACGCCTTCAAGGTCATGGTCAATTGGCTGCGCGACAGCGTGCGCGAGCCGGAACAGTTCACCCTCAGCTTCGCCGCCGAATCGTCGGCGTTCGTGCGTTTCAATCACGCCAAGGTGCGGCAGGCCGGGCAAGTGCAGCAGACCAACATCGTTCTGAAACTGATCAACGACGGGCGTCATGCCGACCTGCAAGTCACCCTGTCCGGTGATCAGGAAGGCGATCTGCAACGCCTCGCCGAAGGCCTGCAACAACTGCGCGAAACCCTGCCGTTGCTGCCGCAGGATCCGTACCTGCTGCTCAATCACAACGGCTGGCAGAGTCAGAACGTGCAGGAGCATCCGCTGCCGGATACCGAACAGGTTGTCGATGAAATCTGTGCCGCTGCCGAAGGTCTGGATCTGGTCGGCTTTTATGCTGCCGGCCCGATCAGCCGTGGTTTCGCCAGTTCTTCAGGCGCATTTGGCTGGCATCAGGCCAACAGCTTCAACTTCGACTTCAGCCTGTTCCACGACAATGGCGAAGCGGTGAAAGCCAGCTACGCCGGGCATGACTGGAGCAGCGAAGGCTTCGCCAAGCGCTTCGGCCAGGCACGCGAGCAACTGGAGTTTCTCGGCCGCCCGCTGCGCACCTTGGCGCCGGGGCAGTACCGCGCCTATCTGGCACCGGCGGCGCTGGAAGAAATCATGGGCATGCTGAGCTGGGGCGGTTTCTCGGCGCAGTCGATTGCCAGCAAAAGCAGCCCGTTGCAGAAGTTGTATGTCGGTGATCAGGCGTTCAGCCCGCTGGTGTCGCTGGATGAGAAAGTCAGTGAATCGTTGAGCCCGGCGTTTTCCGGCGAAGGTTACCCGCGCAGCGATCTGCGGCTGATCGTCGAAGGCAAGGCCGGCGATCAACTGGTCGGCTCGCGCAGTGCGGCCGAATACGGTCTGACCGCCAACGGCGCCGGCGGTGGTGAAATGCCGAGTGCGTTGAACATGGCGGCGGGCGATCTGTCGCAAGCAGAGATCCTCAAGCAGTTGGGCACCGGGCTGTACATCAGCAACCTGTGGTACCTGAACTACTCGGATCAACCGGCGGCACGCATGACCGGCATGACCCGTTTCGCGACTTTCTGGGTCGAGAACGGCGAGATCCAGGCGCCGGTGAGCACCATGCGCTTTGATGACAGTGCTTACAGCCTGCTCGGTTCGCAGCTGGAAGCGTTGACCGCCGAGCGTGAGTTGCTGCTGTCGGCGAGTACGTATAGCCAGCGCAATACCTCCTCGGCGTTGCTGCCGGGGGCACTGGTGAGCCGACTCACGCTCACCCTCTGA
- the mdtD gene encoding multidrug transporter subunit MdtD: MPNRPPLDAITARWLPWVVAIAFFMQSLDGTILNTALPAMARDLAEDPLRMQGVIIAYMLTVALLIPASGWIADRFGTKKIFFGAILLFSFGSLLCALSSSLSMLIGARVIQGLGGALMLPVGRLVVLRAYPRSELVRIMGFITIPGLLGPLIGPTMGGWMVEYLTWHWIFLINLPVGVIGCYSVWKFIPDLRGTERTRFDSLGFLLFGAAMILITIAMEGLGELHLPHLRVMLLLFGGMACLAAYWLRAGHIENPLFAPSLFKTRTFAVGILGNLFARLGSGALPFLVPLLLQVALGYSPSQAGMSMLPLAAAAMIAKWVARPLIERLGYRIVLTGNTLALGIMLASMGLVSEQTPYWLLLCLLAILGAINSLQFTAMNTVTLIDLDDASASSGNSLLSVVAQLSLSLGVACAGALLGGFTAEVGNDGVETVLGAFQLTFVTVGIMAMLAATIFSQLSKEDGRRAKRPEEHIEH; encoded by the coding sequence ATGCCCAACCGCCCGCCTCTCGACGCCATCACCGCACGCTGGTTGCCGTGGGTCGTCGCCATTGCCTTCTTCATGCAGTCCCTCGACGGGACCATCCTCAACACCGCCCTGCCCGCCATGGCCCGCGATCTGGCCGAAGACCCCTTGCGCATGCAGGGCGTGATCATCGCCTACATGCTCACCGTGGCCTTGCTGATCCCCGCCTCAGGCTGGATCGCCGATCGCTTCGGCACCAAGAAAATCTTCTTCGGCGCGATCCTGCTGTTCAGTTTCGGCTCACTGCTTTGTGCACTGTCGAGCAGTCTGAGCATGCTGATTGGCGCCCGCGTCATTCAGGGTCTGGGCGGTGCGCTGATGCTGCCGGTCGGGCGGCTGGTCGTCCTGCGCGCTTACCCAAGATCCGAACTGGTGCGGATCATGGGTTTCATCACCATCCCCGGCCTGCTCGGCCCGCTGATCGGCCCGACCATGGGCGGCTGGATGGTCGAGTACCTGACGTGGCACTGGATCTTCCTGATCAACCTGCCGGTCGGCGTGATCGGTTGCTACTCGGTGTGGAAATTCATTCCCGACCTGCGCGGCACCGAGCGCACGCGCTTCGATAGTCTGGGTTTCCTGCTGTTTGGCGCGGCGATGATCCTGATCACCATCGCCATGGAAGGTCTCGGCGAATTGCACTTGCCGCACCTGCGCGTGATGTTGCTGCTGTTCGGCGGCATGGCCTGTCTGGCGGCGTACTGGTTGCGCGCCGGGCACATCGAAAACCCGCTGTTCGCACCGTCGCTGTTCAAGACCCGCACCTTTGCCGTCGGTATTCTCGGCAACCTCTTCGCGCGTTTGGGCAGCGGTGCTCTGCCGTTTCTGGTGCCATTGCTGTTGCAAGTGGCGCTGGGCTATTCGCCGTCGCAAGCGGGGATGAGCATGCTGCCGCTGGCGGCGGCGGCGATGATCGCCAAGTGGGTCGCGCGGCCGCTGATCGAGCGGCTCGGTTATCGCATCGTCCTCACCGGCAACACGCTGGCGCTGGGGATCATGCTGGCGAGCATGGGCCTGGTCAGCGAGCAGACGCCGTACTGGCTGCTGCTGTGCCTGCTGGCGATTCTCGGCGCGATCAACTCGCTGCAATTCACCGCGATGAACACCGTGACGCTGATTGATCTGGACGATGCCAGCGCCAGCAGCGGCAACAGCTTGCTCTCGGTGGTGGCGCAGTTGTCGCTGAGTCTCGGGGTGGCGTGCGCCGGTGCGTTGCTCGGCGGGTTTACAGCAGAGGTCGGTAACGATGGCGTCGAGACCGTGCTCGGTGCGTTCCAGCTGACCTTCGTCACCGTCGGCATCATGGCAATGCTCGCCGCGACAATCTTCTCGCAACTGTCGAAAGAAGACGGTCGGCGCGCCAAACGCCCGGAAGAACACATCGAACATTAA
- the dbpA gene encoding ATP-dependent RNA helicase DbpA, with amino-acid sequence MLANLESLGYAQMTPIQAQSLPVILKGMDLIAQAKTGSGKTAAFGIGLLNPINPRYFGCQALVICPTRELADQVAKEIRRLARAEDNIKVLTLCGGVSFGPQIASLEHGAHIIVGTPGRIQQHLRKGSLVLDGLNTLILDEADRMLDMGFYDAIEDIIIKTPERRQTLLFSATYPVGIKQLASKFMRDPQTVKAEAFHDDTQIEQRFYEISPEDRMSAVTKVLHHFRPASCVAFCFTKQQVQETVDHLTAKGISAVGLHGDLEQRDRDQVLAMFANRSTSVLVATDVAARGLDIDALDMVINVELARDSEIHIHRVGRTGRAGEKGIAISLVAPGEAHRAQAIEQLQKSPLNWDQVDNLKSQGLAPLQPPMTTLCIGAGRKDKVRPGDILGALTGDAGIPGAQVGKIAIFDFQAYVAVDRTVAMQALQRLNDGKIKGRSLRVRIL; translated from the coding sequence ATGCTGGCTAACCTCGAATCCCTCGGTTATGCCCAGATGACGCCGATCCAGGCGCAGAGCTTGCCGGTGATCCTCAAGGGGATGGACCTGATCGCCCAGGCCAAGACCGGCAGCGGCAAGACCGCCGCGTTCGGCATCGGCCTGCTCAACCCGATCAACCCGCGCTACTTCGGTTGCCAGGCACTGGTGATCTGCCCGACGCGTGAGCTGGCCGACCAGGTCGCCAAGGAAATCCGTCGTCTGGCCCGTGCCGAAGACAACATCAAGGTCCTGACCCTGTGCGGCGGCGTGTCGTTCGGCCCGCAGATCGCTTCGCTGGAACACGGCGCGCACATCATCGTCGGCACCCCGGGCCGTATCCAGCAGCACCTGCGCAAGGGTTCGCTGGTCCTCGATGGCCTGAACACGCTGATCCTCGACGAAGCCGACCGCATGCTCGACATGGGTTTCTACGACGCCATCGAAGACATCATCATCAAGACCCCGGAACGTCGTCAGACCCTGCTGTTCTCCGCGACTTACCCGGTGGGCATCAAACAACTGGCGTCGAAATTCATGCGTGATCCGCAAACGGTGAAAGCCGAAGCGTTCCACGATGACACGCAGATCGAGCAGCGTTTCTACGAGATTTCCCCGGAAGACCGCATGAGCGCAGTGACCAAAGTCCTGCACCACTTCCGTCCGGCGTCCTGCGTGGCGTTCTGCTTCACCAAGCAGCAGGTTCAGGAAACCGTCGATCACCTGACCGCCAAAGGCATTTCCGCCGTCGGCCTGCACGGCGATCTGGAACAGCGTGACCGCGACCAGGTGCTGGCGATGTTCGCCAACCGCAGCACTTCGGTACTGGTCGCCACCGACGTCGCCGCCCGTGGTCTGGACATCGATGCGCTGGACATGGTGATCAACGTCGAACTGGCGCGTGATTCGGAAATCCACATTCACCGCGTCGGCCGTACCGGTCGCGCTGGCGAGAAAGGCATCGCGATCAGTCTGGTTGCGCCGGGTGAAGCGCACCGCGCGCAAGCCATCGAACAACTGCAGAAATCGCCGTTGAACTGGGATCAGGTCGATAACCTCAAGTCCCAGGGCCTCGCCCCGCTGCAGCCGCCGATGACCACGCTGTGTATCGGTGCTGGCCGTAAAGACAAGGTTCGTCCGGGCGACATTCTCGGTGCATTGACTGGCGACGCCGGCATTCCCGGTGCACAGGTGGGCAAGATCGCGATCTTCGATTTCCAGGCTTACGTGGCGGTTGACCGCACCGTGGCCATGCAGGCCTTGCAGCGTCTGAACGACGGCAAGATCAAGGGCCGTTCGCTGCGCGTACGCATTTTGTAA
- a CDS encoding NAD(P)/FAD-dependent oxidoreductase, translated as MRSTEVVIIGAGAAGLMCALTAAGRGRQVLLLDHANKAGKKILMSGGGRCNFTNMYTEPSNFLSQNPHFCKSALARYTQWDFIGMVGKHAVPYHEKKLGQLFCDNKSSDILGMLLDECDQAGVELHLDTSIQTIEKVENGYLLDTTLGQVQCQSLVIATGGLSIPTLGATGFGYQVAKQFGHELLPTRAGLVPFTITDQLKELCTELSGTSVDCLVSCNDQSFRENILFTHRGLSGPAILQISSFWESGDTVEINLLPDHDAASWLQQQVAERPNSELKTLLGEIFTKKMANLLADNWFASKPMKQYTHAELAEIAEKLGSWKVVPAGTEGYRTAEVTLGGVDTREVSSKTMESLKSPGLYFIGEVLDVTGHLGGFNFQWAWASGYAAAQYA; from the coding sequence TTGCGCTCTACCGAAGTCGTGATCATTGGCGCTGGCGCCGCTGGGTTGATGTGTGCACTGACCGCCGCCGGGCGTGGGCGTCAGGTATTGCTGCTTGACCACGCGAACAAGGCCGGCAAGAAAATCCTGATGTCGGGCGGTGGCCGCTGCAATTTCACCAACATGTACACCGAGCCGAGCAATTTCCTCTCGCAGAACCCGCACTTCTGCAAATCCGCACTGGCGCGCTACACCCAGTGGGATTTCATCGGCATGGTCGGCAAACACGCCGTGCCGTACCACGAGAAAAAACTCGGCCAGTTGTTCTGCGATAACAAATCCAGCGACATCCTTGGCATGCTGCTGGACGAATGCGATCAGGCCGGTGTCGAGTTGCATCTGGACACGTCGATCCAGACCATCGAGAAAGTCGAGAACGGTTACCTGCTCGACACCACCCTAGGCCAGGTTCAATGCCAGTCGCTGGTGATCGCCACGGGCGGCTTGTCGATCCCGACGCTGGGTGCCACCGGGTTCGGCTATCAGGTCGCCAAACAGTTCGGCCACGAGCTGCTGCCGACCCGCGCCGGGCTGGTGCCGTTCACCATCACCGATCAGCTCAAGGAGCTCTGCACCGAGTTGTCCGGGACGTCAGTGGATTGTCTGGTCAGCTGCAACGATCAGAGCTTTCGCGAGAACATCCTCTTCACTCACCGTGGCCTCAGTGGCCCGGCGATTTTGCAGATTTCCTCGTTCTGGGAATCCGGCGACACCGTGGAGATCAACCTGCTGCCGGATCACGACGCGGCGAGCTGGCTGCAACAGCAAGTGGCCGAGCGCCCGAACAGCGAATTGAAAACTCTGCTCGGTGAGATTTTCACCAAGAAAATGGCCAATCTGCTGGCGGACAACTGGTTTGCGTCCAAGCCGATGAAGCAGTACACCCACGCCGAACTGGCGGAAATCGCCGAGAAGCTCGGCAGCTGGAAAGTCGTGCCAGCGGGGACTGAGGGTTATCGCACCGCCGAAGTGACCCTCGGCGGCGTTGATACCCGTGAAGTGTCGTCCAAGACCATGGAATCACTGAAAAGCCCTGGCCTGTATTTCATCGGTGAAGTGCTCGACGTCACCGGGCATCTGGGCGGCTTCAACTTCCAGTGGGCCTGGGCCTCCGGCTACGCCGCCGCGCAATACGCCTGA
- the yccS gene encoding YccS family putative transporter, whose protein sequence is MSSTSFRQSLRRLWALDKFSYSVRVFIALTGSMALCWYQDEMGLLIPLFLGIIASALAETDDSWQGRLNALAVTLVCFSIAALSVELLFPYPIVFAIALALASFGLTMLGALGERYGAIASATLILSVYTMIGVDQRGGAVTDFWHEPMLLVAGAAWYGLLSVVWQALFSNQPVQQSLARLFRELGFYLKLKSSLFEPIRQMDVEARRLELAQQNGRVVAALNSAKEIILHRVGNGRPGSKVSRYLKLYFLAQDIHERASSSHYPYNALAKAFFHSDVLFRCQRLLRQQGKACRALAESIQMRQPFIYDASFAEALSDLDASLEHLRIQSNPAWRGLLRSLRALAANLGTLDRLLSDASNPDALADATDSSLLDRSPRNLKDVWIRLRTQLTPTSLLFRHALRLPLALSIGYGMVHLIHPSQGYWIILTTLFVCQPNYGATRRKLGQRILGTAIGLTVAWALFDLFPSPLVQSCFAIAAGVVFFTNRTTRYTLATAAITIMVLFCFNQVGDGYGLFLPRLFDTLLGSLIAGLTVFLFLPDWQGRRLNKVLANTLTCNSIYLRQIMQQYAAGKSDDLAYRLARRNAHNADAALSTTLANMLMEPGHFRKEADVGFRFLVLSHTLLSYLSGLGAHRETQLPADVREQLIDGAGVKLASSIDEIAQGLANKQPVAIQSDEEEALANELEQMADEIDEGQRLVQTQLALICRQLGPLRTLAAHLIKDTSEVSAG, encoded by the coding sequence ATGTCCTCGACCTCGTTTCGTCAGTCTTTGCGGCGCCTGTGGGCGCTGGATAAATTCAGCTACAGCGTGCGGGTGTTCATCGCCCTGACCGGCAGCATGGCGCTGTGCTGGTATCAGGATGAAATGGGCCTGCTGATCCCGTTGTTCCTGGGGATTATCGCCAGCGCCCTGGCCGAGACCGACGACAGTTGGCAGGGCCGCCTCAATGCCCTCGCGGTGACGCTGGTGTGTTTCAGTATCGCCGCGCTGTCGGTGGAATTGCTCTTCCCCTACCCCATCGTGTTTGCCATTGCTTTGGCGCTGGCCAGTTTCGGCCTGACCATGCTCGGTGCGCTCGGCGAGCGTTATGGCGCGATTGCCTCGGCGACGCTGATTCTGTCGGTGTACACGATGATCGGTGTTGACCAGCGCGGTGGCGCGGTCACCGACTTCTGGCACGAGCCGATGCTGCTGGTCGCCGGTGCGGCGTGGTACGGCTTGCTCTCGGTGGTGTGGCAGGCGCTGTTTTCCAACCAGCCGGTGCAGCAAAGTCTGGCGCGATTATTCCGTGAGCTGGGCTTTTACCTGAAATTGAAATCCTCGCTGTTCGAGCCGATCCGGCAAATGGATGTGGAGGCGCGGCGGCTGGAACTGGCCCAGCAAAACGGTCGCGTGGTGGCGGCGCTGAACAGTGCCAAGGAAATCATCCTGCACCGCGTCGGCAACGGCCGCCCCGGTTCGAAAGTCAGCCGTTACCTGAAGCTGTACTTCCTCGCTCAGGACATCCACGAACGCGCCAGCTCCTCACACTATCCGTACAACGCGCTGGCCAAAGCGTTCTTCCACAGTGACGTGCTGTTCCGCTGCCAGCGCCTGTTGCGCCAGCAAGGCAAAGCCTGCCGCGCACTGGCCGAATCGATCCAGATGCGCCAGCCGTTCATTTACGACGCGAGTTTCGCCGAAGCCCTGAGCGATCTCGATGCGTCCCTCGAACACTTGCGTATTCAGAGCAATCCGGCGTGGCGCGGATTGCTGCGTTCGCTGCGCGCACTGGCCGCCAACCTCGGCACCCTCGACCGTTTGCTCAGCGACGCGAGCAACCCCGATGCCTTGGCCGATGCGACCGACAGCAGCCTGCTCGACCGCTCGCCGCGCAATCTCAAGGATGTGTGGATTCGCCTGCGCACGCAGCTGACGCCGACTTCTCTGTTGTTCCGTCATGCCCTGCGCCTGCCCTTGGCGCTGAGTATCGGCTACGGCATGGTGCACCTGATTCACCCGTCGCAAGGCTACTGGATCATCCTCACCACGCTGTTCGTCTGCCAGCCGAACTACGGCGCGACCCGGCGCAAGCTCGGTCAACGGATCCTCGGCACCGCCATCGGCCTGACCGTGGCGTGGGCGCTGTTCGATCTGTTCCCGAGTCCGTTGGTGCAGTCCTGTTTCGCCATCGCTGCCGGCGTGGTGTTCTTTACCAACCGCACCACCCGCTACACCCTGGCGACGGCGGCGATCACCATCATGGTGCTGTTCTGCTTCAACCAGGTCGGCGACGGTTACGGACTGTTCCTGCCACGGTTGTTCGATACCTTGCTCGGCAGTTTGATTGCCGGGCTGACAGTGTTCCTGTTCCTGCCGGACTGGCAGGGCCGACGCCTGAACAAAGTGCTGGCCAACACCCTGACCTGCAACAGCATCTACCTACGCCAGATCATGCAGCAATACGCCGCCGGCAAAAGCGACGACCTCGCCTATCGCCTGGCCCGGCGCAATGCGCACAACGCCGATGCGGCACTGTCGACGACGCTGGCGAACATGCTCATGGAACCGGGGCATTTCCGTAAGGAAGCGGATGTCGGTTTTCGCTTTCTGGTGTTGTCGCATACCTTGTTGAGTTATCTGTCAGGGCTGGGCGCGCATCGGGAAACTCAGTTACCCGCCGATGTGCGTGAGCAGTTGATTGATGGCGCCGGGGTGAAGCTGGCTTCGAGCATCGACGAAATTGCCCAGGGGCTAGCCAACAAGCAGCCGGTGGCGATTCAGAGTGATGAAGAAGAAGCGCTGGCCAATGAGCTGGAGCAGATGGCCGACGAGATCGATGAGGGGCAGCGGTTGGTGCAAACGCAACTGGCGTTGATCTGCCGGCAGTTGGGGCCGTTGCGGACGTTGGCGGCGCATCTGATCAAGGACACCAGTGAGGTCAGCGCTGGCTGA